In a single window of the Anaerocolumna cellulosilytica genome:
- the larB gene encoding nickel pincer cofactor biosynthesis protein LarB: MDLYKLLQDVKNNQISIEDAEMQLKKLPYEDMGFAKLDHHRSLRSGFGEVVFCQGKAIEHLIHIYQRFYEHDTNVLGTRATKEQYEEVKKALPVVEYDALSHILSIQKKEINKTGCIAVCTGGTADIPVAEEAAQTAEFFGSKVLRIYDVGVAGIHRLLSKLDEIHSANCVIAVAGMEGALGSVLAGLVDKPVIAVPTSVGYGASFGGVSALLTMLNSCAEGLAVVNIDNGFGAGYMATQINRLAVRAE, encoded by the coding sequence ATGGATTTATATAAATTACTTCAAGATGTGAAAAATAATCAGATTAGCATTGAAGATGCAGAAATGCAGCTAAAAAAACTGCCTTATGAAGACATGGGTTTTGCTAAGTTGGATCACCATAGGAGTCTAAGATCTGGTTTTGGTGAGGTGGTTTTTTGCCAGGGTAAGGCAATCGAGCACCTTATCCATATTTATCAGCGTTTTTATGAGCATGACACCAATGTACTCGGAACCAGAGCTACAAAAGAGCAGTATGAAGAAGTGAAAAAGGCATTACCGGTTGTAGAATATGATGCATTATCTCACATATTATCCATACAAAAGAAAGAGATAAACAAGACAGGCTGTATTGCAGTCTGCACCGGTGGTACGGCAGATATTCCCGTCGCTGAAGAAGCTGCACAGACAGCTGAATTCTTTGGCAGCAAAGTATTACGTATATATGATGTGGGAGTTGCGGGAATTCACAGGCTTCTTTCAAAGCTTGATGAAATCCATTCAGCGAATTGCGTAATTGCAGTTGCCGGAATGGAAGGAGCTCTTGGAAGTGTACTTGCTGGTCTGGTAGATAAACCAGTAATTGCGGTGCCTACTTCAGTAGGCTATGGTGCCAGCTTTGGAGGGGTATCAGCCTTACTGACCATGCTAAATTCTTGTGCAGAGGGACTTGCTGTTGTCAATATAGACAATGGCTTTGGAGCTGGTTATATGGCTACGCAGATAAACCGGTTAGCGGTTAGGGCTGAATGA
- a CDS encoding polysaccharide biosynthesis protein, which produces MRQFIKDKKLFIRRLFLIILDVLLINMASFSALLIRFDFRLGQIPTNYAEAVLSYAVYNTITAIVVFALFRLYNSLWKYAGIDELSNIIFACVVSGGIQLIVMHFILRIHVPRSYYPLSVLFLVALISLSRFFYRYIRRLSRRNFGTYQSRIMIIGAGEAGNSIIREITVSTYVKGMVVCAIDDDKDKQGSYIQGIKVVGDRHKIVEAAEKYEITDIIITMPTASKRIIREILDICKGTGCALKILPGMYQLINEEVSVTELRDVEIEDLLGREPVKTDLPEIMNYVSGKVILVTGGGGSIGSELCRQLAKLEPKQLIIVDIYENNAYFIQQELRNEYPELDLIVLIASVRNSNRMNWILNCYKPEIIYHAAAHKHVPLMEESPNEAIKNNVGGTYKMALAAHKHGVKKFILISSDKAVNPTNVMGASKRICEMIIQAFHKKSDTEFVAVRFGNVLGSNGSVIPLFKEQILRGGPVTVTHPDIIRYFMTIPEAVALVLQAGAYAKGGEIFVLDMGEPVRIAELAENLIRLSGYEPGRDISIEYTGLRPGEKLYEELLMKEEGLQETANKLIHIGKPIEMEEELILKEVEELDKAAKEEAEDIRIRIKRLVPTYALKDEKTI; this is translated from the coding sequence GTGAGACAATTTATAAAAGATAAAAAGTTATTTATTAGAAGATTATTTTTAATTATTCTGGATGTGCTATTAATTAATATGGCATCCTTTTCAGCACTGCTCATACGATTTGATTTTCGTTTGGGTCAGATACCAACCAATTATGCTGAGGCAGTATTATCCTATGCTGTATATAATACCATTACTGCAATTGTTGTCTTTGCCCTCTTTCGACTATACAACAGTCTATGGAAATATGCGGGTATTGATGAATTATCTAACATAATTTTTGCCTGCGTAGTAAGTGGCGGCATACAGTTAATAGTAATGCATTTTATACTTAGAATCCATGTACCAAGAAGTTATTATCCTTTAAGTGTCCTTTTTCTGGTAGCTCTGATTAGCTTAAGTCGTTTTTTTTACCGATACATAAGAAGACTTTCACGCAGAAACTTTGGTACCTATCAGAGCAGGATTATGATTATCGGAGCAGGAGAAGCAGGAAATTCAATTATAAGGGAGATTACAGTAAGTACTTATGTAAAAGGTATGGTAGTATGTGCCATTGACGATGATAAAGATAAACAGGGAAGCTATATACAGGGAATTAAAGTGGTTGGGGACAGACATAAAATTGTTGAAGCAGCTGAAAAATATGAGATTACAGATATTATCATAACCATGCCCACTGCAAGTAAAAGGATAATTCGAGAAATACTTGATATTTGTAAAGGGACAGGCTGTGCATTAAAGATTCTGCCGGGTATGTATCAGCTTATTAATGAAGAGGTAAGTGTAACAGAATTAAGGGATGTTGAAATAGAAGACCTTTTAGGCAGGGAGCCGGTTAAGACAGATTTGCCTGAAATTATGAATTATGTAAGCGGCAAGGTTATATTAGTCACAGGCGGCGGTGGTTCTATTGGCAGTGAGTTGTGCAGACAGCTTGCTAAGCTAGAGCCAAAACAGTTAATTATAGTTGACATTTATGAAAATAATGCGTATTTTATACAACAGGAACTAAGAAATGAATATCCGGAGCTGGATTTAATCGTATTGATAGCCTCAGTACGAAATTCCAACAGGATGAATTGGATACTTAATTGTTATAAACCGGAGATTATTTATCATGCTGCTGCACATAAGCATGTACCCTTAATGGAGGAAAGTCCGAATGAAGCCATAAAAAACAACGTTGGCGGTACCTATAAGATGGCTTTGGCAGCACATAAACATGGAGTTAAGAAATTTATCCTCATCTCCTCCGATAAAGCAGTGAATCCGACGAATGTTATGGGAGCCTCTAAGCGTATTTGTGAAATGATTATTCAGGCATTTCATAAAAAATCTGATACGGAATTTGTAGCAGTTCGCTTTGGAAATGTATTAGGCAGTAATGGAAGTGTGATTCCTCTATTTAAAGAGCAGATATTAAGAGGTGGTCCGGTAACGGTAACTCATCCGGACATCATAAGGTATTTTATGACCATCCCGGAAGCAGTTGCTCTTGTTTTGCAGGCAGGTGCCTATGCTAAAGGTGGTGAAATCTTTGTGTTAGATATGGGCGAACCGGTAAGAATTGCAGAATTAGCAGAGAATCTAATACGACTGTCAGGTTATGAACCGGGCAGGGATATTTCTATTGAATATACAGGTTTACGTCCTGGAGAAAAGTTATATGAAGAATTGCTTATGAAAGAAGAAGGACTTCAGGAAACAGCTAATAAATTAATACATATTGGGAAACCTATAGAAATGGAAGAAGAACTTATACTAAAAGAAGTAGAAGAATTGGATAAGGCAGCTAAAGAAGAAGCAGAGGACATCAGAATCCGGATTAAAAGACTGGTACCTACCTATGCCTTAAAAGACGAAAAAACTATATAA
- the larC gene encoding nickel pincer cofactor biosynthesis protein LarC translates to MDKKTLYLECYSGISGDMTVAALLDLGADRELLLTGLKSLQVDGYRIEISRKTISSIDACDFHVILDTDNHDHDMDYLFGHEKTLEEKHVQKAVPLRKKVLAASSIKAAKLKSGPIHKEDHRHEHVQSDDSKHSHTHGHTHGLEHSHHGHSHPHLHYGRHEHRNLMNIHTIIENSSISVKAKEIAKRIFTVIAEAEAKAHGKSLDEIHFHEVGAVDSIIDITAVAICLDNLNVGEVIVSELYEGTGHITCQHGVLPIPVPAVVNIAAKHHLKLHITNVKGELVTPTGAAIVAAIKTSDTLPKDFSIEKVGLGAGKRKYEQASFLRAMLLDTGDKGNSLTECPDSIPLNYPSVPTDKVWVLEANIDDCTGEALSVAMDTLFKNGARDVYYTPIYMKKNRPAYLLGVICTEDRVEAMEELIFHHTTTIGIRKHEAYRTTLLREIKTITTPYGEASIKICCYKDRTYYYPEGDSVKKLCKTTNLDYNTLYSLIQSQAAKDFKEECTQ, encoded by the coding sequence ATGGATAAAAAGACGTTATATTTAGAATGCTATTCCGGCATCAGCGGTGATATGACCGTGGCTGCCCTATTAGATCTTGGTGCTGATAGGGAACTATTATTAACAGGTTTAAAGAGCCTGCAAGTTGACGGTTATAGAATTGAAATCAGCCGAAAAACCATAAGCAGTATTGATGCCTGTGATTTTCATGTTATTTTAGATACGGACAACCATGACCATGATATGGATTATCTCTTTGGACATGAAAAAACTTTGGAAGAAAAACATGTACAGAAGGCTGTTCCCTTGCGTAAAAAAGTACTTGCTGCAAGCAGTATAAAAGCAGCAAAACTTAAATCTGGACCTATTCACAAGGAAGACCATCGTCATGAACATGTCCAATCAGATGATAGTAAACATTCCCATACCCATGGGCATACTCACGGTCTGGAACATTCACACCATGGACACAGCCACCCTCACCTTCACTATGGAAGACACGAACACAGAAATCTTATGAATATCCACACCATTATCGAGAACTCTTCCATCTCTGTCAAAGCGAAAGAAATCGCAAAAAGAATCTTTACCGTCATTGCGGAAGCAGAGGCAAAGGCCCACGGTAAATCTTTAGATGAAATTCATTTTCATGAGGTAGGAGCCGTAGATTCGATTATAGATATTACGGCAGTAGCCATCTGCCTGGACAACTTAAATGTCGGTGAAGTTATTGTATCAGAACTTTATGAAGGAACCGGTCATATTACCTGTCAACATGGTGTCCTCCCCATTCCGGTACCTGCGGTTGTTAACATTGCCGCCAAGCATCATCTTAAGCTGCATATTACCAATGTAAAAGGGGAGCTTGTCACTCCTACCGGTGCTGCCATAGTAGCTGCTATTAAAACCAGTGATACGCTGCCAAAAGACTTTTCTATAGAGAAGGTAGGTCTTGGTGCCGGAAAAAGAAAATACGAGCAAGCCAGCTTTCTGCGTGCCATGCTGCTTGATACCGGAGACAAGGGCAACAGCCTTACAGAATGCCCGGATTCCATCCCCTTAAATTATCCTTCGGTTCCTACTGATAAAGTATGGGTTCTGGAAGCTAATATAGATGATTGCACAGGAGAAGCACTATCGGTTGCTATGGATACCTTATTTAAGAACGGAGCAAGGGATGTTTATTATACCCCCATCTACATGAAGAAAAACAGACCTGCCTACCTTTTAGGCGTCATCTGCACGGAAGATAGGGTGGAAGCTATGGAAGAACTAATCTTTCATCACACTACAACAATCGGTATAAGAAAACATGAAGCATACCGAACTACCTTGCTGCGGGAGATTAAAACCATAACAACCCCATACGGTGAAGCGTCTATTAAAATATGCTGCTATAAAGATAGAACATATTACTATCCGGAAGGTGACAGTGTAAAAAAATTATGCAAAACCACTAATCTGGATTACAACACCCTTTATAGCCTTATTCAGTCCCAAGCAGCAAAGGATTTCAAAGAAGAATGCACTCAATAG
- a CDS encoding thiamine-binding protein, giving the protein MNASVAIQVLPHVSADEEVVRIVDEVIDYIKSTGLKYYVGPCETSIEGEYEELMEIVKNCQYIAIQAGCPKVASYVKITFAPEGGVLTIDQKVTKHHQ; this is encoded by the coding sequence ATGAACGCGAGTGTTGCAATTCAAGTGCTGCCCCATGTAAGCGCTGACGAGGAGGTAGTACGTATTGTTGATGAGGTCATCGATTATATTAAAAGTACCGGTTTAAAATACTATGTAGGCCCCTGTGAAACTTCTATTGAAGGAGAATATGAGGAATTAATGGAAATTGTTAAAAACTGCCAATATATAGCCATTCAGGCAGGTTGTCCTAAAGTAGCTTCTTATGTAAAGATTACATTTGCACCGGAGGGTGGTGTATTAACAATTGACCAAAAAGTTACAAAGCATCATCAATAA
- a CDS encoding ABC transporter permease: MTKKLQSIINKVSPVLAITLILAIWQILSSTGIIPKFMLPSPMDVVKAFFGDFGLLMSHAGTTLTEAFLGLSFGILLGFFVAVLMDRYEIAYKAIYPVLVITQTVPTVAIAPLLVLWLGYGILPKITLIVITSFFPITIGLLDGFRSADKDALNLLKAMGANRMQSFIHIKLPTSMSHFFAGLRISVSYSVIGAVVAEWLGGFSGLGVYMTRVRKSYSYDKMFAVIFFISIISLLLMFAVTLIQKALMPWEKKDGKKAK; the protein is encoded by the coding sequence TTGACCAAAAAGTTACAAAGCATCATCAATAAAGTATCGCCGGTGCTGGCAATCACGCTGATTCTGGCTATCTGGCAGATACTTTCTAGTACGGGTATTATTCCAAAATTTATGCTGCCCTCTCCTATGGATGTGGTAAAGGCATTCTTTGGTGACTTTGGTTTACTTATGTCACATGCAGGAACGACTTTAACCGAAGCATTTTTGGGTCTGTCCTTTGGTATCTTACTTGGATTTTTTGTGGCAGTACTAATGGACCGCTATGAAATAGCCTATAAAGCAATATATCCGGTATTAGTTATAACCCAGACTGTGCCTACGGTAGCCATAGCCCCCCTTCTGGTATTATGGCTGGGCTATGGAATCTTACCAAAAATAACTTTAATAGTGATTACCTCCTTTTTTCCCATTACGATAGGATTACTGGATGGTTTTCGTTCTGCGGATAAGGATGCCTTAAATCTGTTAAAGGCCATGGGAGCAAACCGTATGCAGAGTTTTATTCATATAAAATTACCCACCTCTATGAGTCATTTTTTTGCAGGGCTTAGAATATCTGTTTCATATTCCGTTATAGGAGCCGTAGTTGCAGAATGGCTGGGTGGATTTAGCGGATTGGGTGTTTATATGACAAGAGTTAGAAAATCTTATTCCTATGATAAAATGTTTGCCGTGATATTTTTTATATCAATTATCAGTCTCTTGTTAATGTTTGCAGTAACTCTGATACAAAAGGCGTTGATGCCATGGGAAAAAAAGGATGGAAAGAAGGCTAAATGA
- a CDS encoding ECF transporter S component produces the protein MTNKTSKLVLAALMAAMTCIATILVQVPSPTGGFIHLGDGLVLLSGILLGPVYGTAAAGIGSMFADIFLGYMGFAPATLLIKALAAVTGYFIFHLLTRLFKMHIVSLILSGIGGGIIITCGYFFFEAFILGLGIGAGAQGLLFNLVQNLFGIIVSALLFPLLTKVPGIREMIYANSQAA, from the coding sequence ATGACAAATAAAACGAGTAAATTAGTACTTGCAGCTCTCATGGCTGCCATGACTTGCATCGCTACCATACTTGTTCAAGTTCCCTCTCCTACAGGAGGTTTCATACATCTGGGGGATGGACTTGTTTTATTATCCGGTATTTTACTGGGACCAGTTTATGGTACTGCCGCTGCAGGTATCGGTTCCATGTTTGCTGATATATTTTTGGGATACATGGGGTTCGCGCCAGCTACTCTGCTTATTAAAGCCTTGGCTGCTGTTACGGGTTATTTTATTTTTCATCTTCTAACCAGATTATTTAAAATGCATATAGTGTCTCTTATCCTTTCAGGAATCGGTGGTGGAATTATTATAACTTGCGGATATTTTTTCTTTGAAGCTTTTATTCTTGGTCTTGGAATTGGTGCAGGGGCACAGGGTTTATTGTTTAATCTCGTTCAAAACCTGTTTGGTATTATAGTTTCCGCCCTGTTGTTTCCTTTATTAACTAAAGTTCCAGGTATTCGTGAAATGATATACGCAAACTCCCAGGCTGCATAA
- a CDS encoding ferritin family protein — MNHTIKTLLVRILDLENFFESFYRNLALSQEAQKDYALKNTAAILSLEEKRHGEVCQELINKDVGAKHLISDDILSQVEYFLITLKQSANSYGILTAKQLIAHAIDSENRQITLLNRILELLRKDNIDSSLEEVFVYLLEEESKHVNNLQVFLK; from the coding sequence ATGAACCATACCATTAAGACGTTATTAGTAAGAATTTTAGACTTAGAAAATTTTTTTGAAAGTTTTTATAGGAATTTAGCTCTGAGTCAGGAAGCACAAAAGGACTATGCTTTAAAAAATACGGCAGCTATTCTTTCGCTGGAAGAAAAAAGGCATGGAGAAGTCTGTCAAGAGTTAATAAATAAAGATGTGGGCGCAAAACACTTGATATCAGATGATATTTTATCGCAGGTTGAGTATTTCTTAATTACATTAAAACAATCAGCGAACAGTTACGGAATACTGACTGCAAAACAATTAATTGCCCATGCTATTGATAGTGAAAATCGACAGATTACGCTGCTTAACAGAATTTTAGAATTACTTCGAAAAGATAATATAGACAGCTCTCTTGAAGAGGTATTTGTATACTTGTTGGAGGAAGAGTCTAAACATGTTAATAATTTACAGGTTTTTTTAAAGTAG